From Ochotona princeps isolate mOchPri1 chromosome X, mOchPri1.hap1, whole genome shotgun sequence, one genomic window encodes:
- the LOC131478610 gene encoding sex comb on midleg-like protein 2 isoform X1, with protein MGTSASCVQEERNGKNTIKRCAQSPIPYIVPVSPKRSVMNINVSSEELLSTKGGDTSRAEEPPEKGVDTSLTSGNSLISAGGDSTHTGTAVCKMMSENVPDVSSSQAVGNNSSAKSSSQENEIQMQRKSEAASPTTVPDASTPKHGLSKDPSTWSVDEVIQYMRTKDPQIPAPITDLFRIHEIDGKALLLLKSEVMMKYMGLKLGPALKLCYYIDKLREGRYSDKNT; from the exons tacaggaagaaaggaatggaAAGAATACCATCAAACGTTGTGCTCAGTCACCGATTCCTTACATCGTGCCCGTGTCTCCTAAGCGTTCAGTGATGAACATCAATGTCTCTTCAG AAGAGCTGTTGTCCACCAAGGGAGGTGACACGTCCAGAGCGGAGGAGCCTCCAGAAAAAGGAGTGGACACTTCACTGACTTCTGGAAATTCTCTGATTTCTGCGGGTGGAGATTCTACCCATACTGGTACTGCAGTCTGCAAGATGATGTCTGAAAATGTGCCAGATGTGTCGAGTTCGCAAGCAGTCGGGAACAACTCCTCCGCCAAAAGCAGTTCCCAGGAGAATGAAATCCAGATGCAGAGGAAAAGTGAAG CTGCAAGTCCCACAACTGTACCAGATGCCAGTACCCCAAAACACGGCTTATCTAAGGACCCTTCCACGTGGTCTGTGGATGAAGTCATCCAATATATGAGAACCAAAGATCCTCAAATACCAGCTCCCATCACTGACCTCTTCAGGATACAC GAAATCGATGGGAAGGCTCTGTTATTACTGAAGAGTGAAGTCATGATGAAATATATGGGGTTGAAGCTGGGCCCAGCATTAAAGCTATGCTATTACATTGATAAGCTGAGAGAAGGAAGATACAGTGACAAAAATACTTAA
- the LOC131478610 gene encoding sex comb on midleg-like protein 2 isoform X2, producing the protein MSEQVQEERNGKNTIKRCAQSPIPYIVPVSPKRSVMNINVSSEELLSTKGGDTSRAEEPPEKGVDTSLTSGNSLISAGGDSTHTGTAVCKMMSENVPDVSSSQAVGNNSSAKSSSQENEIQMQRKSEAASPTTVPDASTPKHGLSKDPSTWSVDEVIQYMRTKDPQIPAPITDLFRIHEIDGKALLLLKSEVMMKYMGLKLGPALKLCYYIDKLREGRYSDKNT; encoded by the exons tacaggaagaaaggaatggaAAGAATACCATCAAACGTTGTGCTCAGTCACCGATTCCTTACATCGTGCCCGTGTCTCCTAAGCGTTCAGTGATGAACATCAATGTCTCTTCAG AAGAGCTGTTGTCCACCAAGGGAGGTGACACGTCCAGAGCGGAGGAGCCTCCAGAAAAAGGAGTGGACACTTCACTGACTTCTGGAAATTCTCTGATTTCTGCGGGTGGAGATTCTACCCATACTGGTACTGCAGTCTGCAAGATGATGTCTGAAAATGTGCCAGATGTGTCGAGTTCGCAAGCAGTCGGGAACAACTCCTCCGCCAAAAGCAGTTCCCAGGAGAATGAAATCCAGATGCAGAGGAAAAGTGAAG CTGCAAGTCCCACAACTGTACCAGATGCCAGTACCCCAAAACACGGCTTATCTAAGGACCCTTCCACGTGGTCTGTGGATGAAGTCATCCAATATATGAGAACCAAAGATCCTCAAATACCAGCTCCCATCACTGACCTCTTCAGGATACAC GAAATCGATGGGAAGGCTCTGTTATTACTGAAGAGTGAAGTCATGATGAAATATATGGGGTTGAAGCTGGGCCCAGCATTAAAGCTATGCTATTACATTGATAAGCTGAGAGAAGGAAGATACAGTGACAAAAATACTTAA